From one Papio anubis isolate 15944 chromosome 12, Panubis1.0, whole genome shotgun sequence genomic stretch:
- the EHD1 gene encoding EH domain-containing protein 1 isoform X5, giving the protein MAPSTLGPGAGAGGGSVYPMNELGSAHPVVPFILACLCMEAASREPGLWTCFRPGGLCRVGAADATKGEPVRWWSQQQLPLGYSRAALPSPWATPSSCCFSLGAPTSLLFFYPAQSRECPCPSPAWREGGYDFAAVLEWFAERVDRIILLFDAHKLDISDEFSEVIKALKNHEDKIRVVLNKADQIETQQLMRVYGALMWSLGKIINTPEVVRVYIGSFWSHPLLIPDNRKLFEAEEQDLFKDIQSLPRNAALRKLNDLIKRARLAKRSPFWSFPVSGVSFERGTHAKTQVHAYIISSLKKEMPNVFGKESKKKELVNNLGEIYQKIEREHQISPGDFPSLRKMQELLQTQDFSKFQALKPKLLDTVDDMLANDIARLMVMVRQEESLMPSQVVKGGAFDGTMNGPFGHGYGEGAGEGIDDVEWVVGKDKPTYDEIFYTLSPVNGKITGANAKKEMVKSKLPNTVLGKIWKLADVDKDGLLDDEEFALANHLIKVKLEGHELPADLPPHLVPPSKRRHE; this is encoded by the exons ATGGCGCCAAGCACGCTTGGGCCTGGGGCCGGGGCGGGCGGTGGGAGTGTTTATCCCATGAACGAGCTTGGCTCTGCACACCCGGTGGTGCCGTTTATCTTGGCGTGCTTGTGCATGGAGGCAGCCTCTCGGGAGCCTGGGCTGTGGACCTGCTTTCGCCCTGGAGGGCTTTGCAGGGTGGGAGCAGCGGATGCCACCAAGGGGGAGCCCGTGCGGTGGTGGAGTCAGCAGCAGCTCCCGCTGGGGTACAGCAGGGCTGCCCTCCCATCGCCGTGGGCGACCCCGTCCAGCTGCTGCTTTTCCCTTGGAGCTCCCACCTCACTGCTGTTTTTCTATCCCGCTCAGTCTAGAGAGTGCCCGTGTCCATCCCCAGCTTGGCGAGAGGGTG GCTATGACTTTGCAGCAGTCCTGGAGTGGTTCGCCGAGCGTGTGGACCGCATCATCCTGCTCTTCGACGCTCACAAGCTGGACATCTCCGATGAGTTCTCAGAAGTGATCAAGGCCCTGAAGAACCATGAGGACAAGATCCGCGTGGTGCTAAACAAGGCAGACCAGATTGAGACACAGCAGCTGATGCGGGTGTACGGGGCCCTCATGTGGTCCCTGGGCAAGATCATCAACACCCCCGAGGTGGTCAGGGTCTACATCGGCTCCTTCTGGTCCCACCCGCTCCTCATCCCTGACAACCGCAAGCTCTTTGAGGCTGAGGAgcaggacctcttcaaggacatcCAGTCTCTGCCCCGAAACGCCGCCCTCAGGAAGCTCAATGACCTGATCAAGCGGGCACGGCTGGCCAAG AGATCTCCCTTCTGGAGCTTCCCTGTGAGTGGAGTCAGCTTTGAGAGAGGAACCCATGCAAAAACCCAG GTTCACGCCTACATCATCAGCTCCCTCAAGAAGGAGATGCCCAATGTCTTTGGTAAAGAGAGCAAAAAGAAAGAGCTGGTGAACAACCTGGGAGAGATCTACCAGAAGATTGAGCGCGAGCACCAGATCTCCCCTGGGGACTTCCCGAGCCTCCGCAAGATGCAG GAACTCCTGCAGACCCAGGACTTCAGCAAGTTCCAGGCCCTGAAGCCCAAGCTGCTGGACACGGTGGACGACATGCTGGCCAACGACATTGCGCGGCTGATGGTGATGGTGCGGCAGGAGGAGTCCCTGATGCCTTCTCAGGTGGTCAAGGGCGGCGCCTTTGACGGCACCATGAATGGGCCGTTTGGGCACGGCTACGGCGAGGGGGCCGGCGAGGGCATCGATGACGTGGAGTGGGTGGTGGGCAAGGACAAGCCCACCTACGATGAGATCTTCTACACGCTGTCCCCTGTCAACGGCAAGATCACGGGCGCCAATGCCAAGAAGGAGATGGTGAAGTCCAAGCTCCCCAACACCGTGCTAGGGAAGATCTGGAAGCTGGCTGACGTGGACAAGGACGGGCTGCTGGACGACGAGGAGTTCGCGCTGGCCAACCACCTCATCAAGGTCAAGCTGGAGGGCCACGAGCTGCCCGCTGACCTGCCCCCACACCTGGTGCCGCCCTCCAAGCGCAGGCATGAGTGA